The Clostridia bacterium genome includes a window with the following:
- a CDS encoding tryptophan synthase subunit alpha, whose product MSRIKKAFDNGKAFIPFLTCGDPDIETTEKLIKSIARAGADIIELGIPFSDPTAEGPVIQAANARALSGGVTTDKILDMAARIKNEVSVPLVIMTYANVLFSYGTERFLKRALEAGICGVILPDVPFEEKNEFAPLCRKYGIDFISLVAPTSNERIEIIAREAEGFLYCVSSLGVTGERSSITTNIGNMTALAKRVSDIPAAVGFGISTPKQAREMASLSDGVIVGSAIVRIIGEHGKDSETYVYEYVKTMKEAIKNI is encoded by the coding sequence ATGAGCAGGATAAAGAAAGCGTTTGACAACGGAAAAGCATTCATACCGTTTTTAACATGCGGCGATCCGGATATTGAAACTACAGAGAAGCTTATTAAGTCAATTGCGAGGGCCGGAGCCGATATAATAGAGCTTGGCATACCGTTTTCCGATCCTACGGCGGAGGGACCGGTGATACAGGCGGCGAATGCGCGCGCTCTTTCGGGCGGCGTCACAACAGATAAGATACTCGACATGGCGGCAAGAATAAAAAACGAAGTGAGCGTACCGCTTGTTATTATGACGTATGCCAATGTGCTGTTTTCTTACGGAACGGAAAGGTTTTTAAAGCGCGCGCTTGAAGCGGGCATTTGCGGAGTGATACTTCCCGATGTTCCGTTTGAGGAGAAAAACGAATTTGCGCCGCTATGCCGCAAATACGGTATAGACTTTATCTCTCTTGTCGCACCGACGTCAAACGAGCGTATAGAAATTATAGCGCGCGAAGCGGAAGGCTTTTTATATTGTGTTTCTTCGCTGGGCGTTACCGGCGAAAGAAGCAGCATAACTACGAATATAGGCAATATGACTGCGCTTGCAAAGCGCGTTTCCGATATCCCCGCGGCGGTGGGCTTCGGCATATCTACGCCAAAGCAGGCACGCGAAATGGCGTCGTTATCAGACGGAGTTATCGTAGGTTCCGCAATAGTGCGCATTATAGGCGAGCACGGTAAAGACAGTGAGACGTATGTAT
- the trpB gene encoding tryptophan synthase subunit beta, which yields MSKGRYGIHGGQYIPETLMNAVTELEAAYDKYKNDADFNRELKSLLNEYAGRPSLLYYADNMTKDLKGAKIYLKREDLNHTGSHKINNVLGQTLLAKKMGKTRVIAETGAGQHGVATATAAALMGMECEIFMGEEDTKRQALNVYRMRLLGAKVHAVKSGTATLKDAVSETMREWTARMDDTHYVLGSVMGPHPFPEMVRDFQSVISKEIKEQMMKKEGRLPDAVIACVGGGSNAMGAFYHFIGDEQVGLIGCEAAGLGIDTPSTAATIATGREGIFHGMKSYFCQDEYGQIAPVYSISAGLDYPGIGPEHAYLHDTGRAQYVAITDEEAVNAFEYLSRTEGIIPAIESAHAVAYALKLAPTMEKDKIIVINISGRGDKDCAAMARYRGEEIYE from the coding sequence ATGTCAAAGGGAAGATACGGTATACACGGCGGTCAGTATATACCGGAAACGCTGATGAACGCCGTTACAGAGCTGGAGGCAGCGTACGACAAGTATAAAAACGACGCTGATTTCAACCGCGAGCTTAAATCGCTCTTAAACGAATACGCAGGCAGGCCTTCGCTTTTATATTACGCCGATAATATGACGAAGGATCTAAAAGGGGCAAAAATATATTTAAAGCGCGAGGACTTAAACCACACGGGATCCCACAAGATAAACAACGTGCTGGGACAGACGCTGCTTGCAAAAAAGATGGGCAAGACGCGCGTTATCGCCGAAACCGGCGCAGGTCAACACGGCGTTGCCACGGCGACGGCAGCTGCGCTCATGGGCATGGAGTGCGAGATATTCATGGGCGAGGAGGACACTAAGCGTCAGGCGCTCAATGTGTACAGGATGCGCCTTTTGGGGGCAAAGGTACATGCGGTAAAAAGCGGAACGGCCACGCTTAAAGACGCGGTATCCGAGACGATGCGCGAGTGGACGGCGCGAATGGACGATACGCATTACGTTTTGGGCTCGGTAATGGGGCCGCATCCGTTTCCCGAGATGGTACGCGACTTTCAGTCGGTCATATCGAAAGAAATAAAGGAACAGATGATGAAAAAAGAGGGACGCCTGCCCGACGCCGTTATAGCCTGCGTGGGCGGCGGATCGAATGCGATGGGCGCGTTTTATCACTTTATCGGAGACGAACAGGTGGGGCTTATAGGATGCGAGGCGGCGGGACTGGGCATAGACACACCGTCGACTGCAGCGACGATAGCAACCGGCAGAGAGGGCATATTCCACGGCATGAAGTCGTATTTCTGCCAGGATGAATACGGACAGATCGCTCCCGTATATTCGATATCGGCAGGGCTCGATTATCCGGGTATAGGCCCCGAGCATGCATACCTTCATGATACGGGACGCGCACAGTACGTCGCGATAACTGACGAAGAAGCGGTAAACGCATTCGAGTACCTTTCAAGGACGGAAGGCATAATACCGGCCATAGAGAGCGCACATGCCGTGGCATACGCCTTAAAGCTTGCGCCGACAATGGAAAAAGACAAAATAATCGTCATAAATATTTCGGGACGCGGAGATAAGGACTGCGCTGCCATGGCGCGTTACAGAGGGGAGGAAATTTACGAATGA
- a CDS encoding thioredoxin domain-containing protein — MHTNALIYETSPYLLQHANNPVNWYPWGREAFEKARRENKPVFISIGYSTCHWCHVMAHESFEDEEVAEALNRSFVSIKVDREERPDIDGVYMRACQAMTGRGGWPMSIFADADGKPFYAGNYFTKPYFLKLIEALDEQWENNRDGVLSQSARVAEALNRTRESDADDAEYPSQKYIVSMYESGFDKDFGGFGGAPKFPSGHAMMYLMRTAPYMAETTLKQMFYGGIFDHVGGGFCRYSTDRFWLAPHFEKMLYTNAWLAAAYLMAYEETGDDFYKEVAIRVFSYLEKEMASPDGGFYSAQDADSEGEEGRFYVFSKSELIDLLGNEDGERFCNYFGVSEGGNFQDKNILNLINNPDHPGKMDDLIKRVYEYRKNRAKLHTDKKRLTSSNALTAAAYAMAGRITGDESFTKKAEKTISFIESKLTEGDVVFAGISGDKRMGAGFIDDYAFYIFALLQMYEASFENRYLLRALELTKKVCRDFWDEKDGGFFFSGTENEKLFSRPKETFDGALPSGNSMMSFVLSRIALLTEDETFEAISNSQTAFMNAQSAGRPVAYAFYLYSRLPVKKIVCVTKDGMTPKGLHVRSDWAFLLAGETDEYRLLNDKTTYYVCEGELCYPPANELE, encoded by the coding sequence ATGCATACTAATGCGCTTATATATGAAACGAGCCCATATCTTTTGCAGCATGCAAATAATCCCGTCAATTGGTATCCGTGGGGCAGGGAGGCGTTTGAAAAGGCAAGGCGCGAAAACAAGCCTGTTTTTATAAGCATAGGGTATTCTACGTGCCACTGGTGCCACGTTATGGCACATGAAAGCTTTGAAGACGAAGAAGTTGCCGAGGCTTTAAATCGCTCGTTTGTCTCGATCAAGGTCGACAGAGAGGAACGTCCCGATATAGACGGCGTATACATGCGCGCATGTCAGGCAATGACGGGACGCGGCGGATGGCCCATGAGTATATTCGCCGACGCCGACGGAAAGCCCTTTTACGCCGGCAATTATTTTACAAAGCCATATTTTTTAAAGCTTATCGAAGCCTTAGATGAGCAGTGGGAGAATAACCGCGACGGCGTGCTCTCGCAGTCTGCCCGTGTGGCGGAGGCATTGAACCGCACGAGAGAGTCGGACGCGGACGACGCGGAGTATCCGTCGCAGAAGTACATTGTCTCCATGTACGAGAGCGGCTTTGACAAGGATTTCGGAGGATTCGGCGGCGCGCCGAAGTTTCCGTCGGGGCACGCCATGATGTATCTTATGCGCACGGCGCCGTATATGGCCGAAACGACGCTTAAACAGATGTTTTACGGTGGCATATTCGACCATGTGGGAGGCGGATTCTGCCGCTATTCAACAGACCGCTTTTGGCTTGCGCCTCATTTTGAGAAAATGCTCTATACGAACGCATGGTTGGCAGCGGCGTATCTTATGGCGTATGAGGAAACGGGTGATGATTTTTATAAGGAAGTTGCGATAAGGGTATTTTCTTATCTTGAAAAAGAGATGGCTTCGCCCGACGGCGGATTCTATTCGGCGCAGGATGCGGATTCTGAGGGAGAAGAGGGAAGGTTTTACGTTTTTTCAAAAAGCGAGCTTATCGATCTTCTGGGAAATGAGGACGGAGAACGTTTCTGCAATTATTTCGGCGTAAGCGAAGGGGGGAATTTCCAGGACAAAAATATTCTAAACCTTATAAATAACCCCGATCATCCCGGCAAAATGGACGATCTTATAAAACGTGTATATGAGTATCGCAAGAACCGTGCAAAGCTTCATACAGACAAAAAGCGCCTGACCTCGTCAAACGCTCTTACCGCTGCGGCATATGCCATGGCAGGACGTATAACGGGAGATGAAAGCTTTACAAAAAAAGCAGAGAAGACGATCTCCTTTATTGAGAGTAAGCTTACAGAAGGCGACGTTGTCTTTGCAGGTATAAGCGGAGACAAACGTATGGGCGCGGGCTTTATAGACGATTACGCTTTTTATATATTTGCCCTTCTTCAAATGTATGAGGCTTCTTTTGAGAACAGGTATTTATTAAGGGCTTTGGAGCTTACAAAAAAGGTATGCCGCGACTTTTGGGATGAAAAAGACGGAGGCTTTTTCTTCTCAGGCACAGAAAACGAAAAACTGTTTTCGCGCCCCAAGGAAACTTTCGACGGCGCGCTGCCGTCGGGTAACAGCATGATGTCTTTCGTGCTTTCCAGAATCGCACTTCTTACCGAAGACGAGACTTTTGAAGCGATATCAAACAGTCAGACAGCGTTTATGAACGCTCAGTCGGCAGGGCGCCCCGTCGCGTATGCGTTTTATCTTTATTCGCGCCTCCCCGTAAAGAAGATAGTATGCGTAACGAAAGACGGCATGACGCCAAAAGGGCTGCATGTTCGTTCCGATTGGGCGTTTTTGCTTGCGGGCGAAACGGATGAGTACCGCCTTTTAAATGATAAAACGACATACTATGTCTGCGAGGGCGAGCTTTGTTATCCGCCCGCCAACGAATTAGAATAA
- a CDS encoding phosphodiester glycosidase family protein encodes MAKRKKRSPGQVFKNLVLILLVLSCTYTFLVYTDVPFISKWRTIYIETAMTTFTHKWLATAFIPKVIIEETMGYALENDLEQESLSTDSYWHISKPHTDTAFIKNDKKDDQSFSKNNPDFKKAYPEIDIQTLDEYMSEHKDDSYVDDYLWIDAADTNDADTGIRTTSGDRVLVLDTKNGIVIVMRKTGDFVARMAIIKDPSRVSLAVSPNYGRSGANIADICKKSDAVLGINASGFDDPGGKGVGAYPYGLCISGKTKYTSSVGGTYKMTGFTESDTLMIGSYNDTSIFRDAVEFKPILVLDGQRVVEGSAGWGVQPRSAIGQTKNGEVLLLIVDGRAPGYSIGATMQEIAEFMLEYNAYQAINLDGGSSSIMYYNGRIITKPSAGDKKNGRLLPDAFIVSPAL; translated from the coding sequence ATGGCAAAAAGGAAAAAACGCTCACCGGGACAAGTTTTTAAAAACCTTGTTCTCATACTCCTGGTACTTAGCTGTACATATACCTTTTTGGTCTATACGGATGTGCCTTTTATATCAAAATGGCGCACTATATACATAGAAACGGCCATGACGACATTTACCCATAAGTGGCTTGCCACCGCATTCATTCCAAAGGTGATCATAGAAGAAACAATGGGCTATGCGCTTGAAAACGACCTTGAACAAGAGTCGCTTTCGACCGACTCATACTGGCATATCTCAAAGCCTCACACAGACACGGCATTCATTAAGAACGATAAGAAAGACGATCAGAGCTTTTCAAAGAACAATCCCGACTTTAAAAAGGCTTATCCCGAGATAGACATACAAACGCTTGACGAATATATGAGCGAACACAAAGATGATTCCTACGTTGACGACTATCTCTGGATAGACGCCGCCGATACGAACGATGCGGACACCGGAATAAGAACGACGTCGGGCGACAGAGTGCTTGTACTTGACACAAAAAACGGTATAGTGATCGTTATGCGAAAAACTGGAGATTTTGTGGCGCGCATGGCTATTATTAAAGACCCCTCCCGCGTTTCATTGGCCGTATCGCCCAATTACGGTCGCTCCGGCGCAAATATCGCCGATATCTGTAAGAAATCAGACGCCGTTTTAGGCATAAACGCTTCCGGATTCGACGATCCCGGCGGAAAAGGCGTCGGAGCATATCCTTATGGGCTGTGCATATCGGGCAAAACAAAATATACTTCTTCTGTCGGAGGCACATACAAGATGACCGGCTTTACCGAAAGCGATACTTTGATGATAGGAAGCTATAATGATACTTCGATTTTCAGAGACGCCGTGGAGTTCAAGCCCATACTTGTGCTCGACGGTCAGCGCGTAGTTGAGGGAAGCGCAGGCTGGGGCGTTCAGCCGCGCAGCGCGATAGGGCAGACTAAGAACGGCGAAGTTCTGCTGCTTATAGTAGACGGACGCGCGCCCGGCTATTCGATAGGCGCAACAATGCAGGAGATAGCCGAGTTCATGCTCGAATACAACGCATATCAGGCAATAAATCTTGACGGCGGCTCGTCGAGCATAATGTATTATAACGGCAGGATAATAACAAAGCCCTCGGCGGGAGATAAGAAAAACGGACGTCTTTTGCCCGATGCGTTTATTGTAAGCCCTGCGCTGTAA
- a CDS encoding site-specific integrase, with amino-acid sequence MSEKRRDSKNRVLRSGESQRKDGRYAYKYVDAFGKSQFVYAWKLVPTDKTPAGKREDISLREKEQEIRRDIDDGIDTLGKKMTVCELYAQQIRHRGNVKYNTTRSRSRLMRMLKEDPIGSCPIDSVKMSDAKEWALRMKEKGVAFSTIRNDKRSLNAAFYSAIQNDCVRKNPFDFPITDVLEDDTEPKEPLTPEQEESLLAFVQSDSVYCKYYDEIVILLGTGLRISELCGLTIADVDFEERKIHVDHQLLRCKEKGYYISTPKTKSGIRQIHMSEKVYQAFLRVRDNRKGANPIIIEGYTDFLFLKRDGYPKTASNYAMTLLNLAKKYNKCHEAPLPKMFSAHVLRHTFCTNLANAGINPKALQYIMGHANITMTLNYYAHASFDSARAEMKRLTA; translated from the coding sequence ATGTCAGAAAAGAGACGAGACAGCAAAAATCGTGTTTTGCGGTCAGGAGAGAGCCAGAGAAAAGACGGAAGATATGCTTACAAATATGTGGACGCCTTCGGCAAGTCGCAGTTCGTTTACGCATGGAAGCTTGTACCTACGGATAAGACGCCCGCAGGAAAGCGGGAGGATATTTCTCTAAGGGAAAAGGAGCAGGAGATACGGCGGGATATCGACGACGGAATAGATACCCTCGGCAAGAAGATGACCGTCTGCGAGCTTTACGCACAGCAGATACGCCACCGCGGGAATGTGAAATACAATACCACCCGCAGCCGCAGCCGACTCATGCGTATGCTGAAAGAGGACCCAATCGGAAGTTGCCCCATCGACAGCGTAAAAATGTCAGACGCGAAAGAGTGGGCGCTCAGAATGAAGGAAAAGGGCGTTGCGTTCAGCACCATCCGCAACGACAAGCGATCTCTGAACGCTGCATTCTATTCAGCGATACAAAACGACTGTGTGCGTAAAAATCCGTTTGACTTCCCAATCACCGATGTATTGGAGGACGACACGGAGCCGAAGGAACCTCTTACCCCGGAGCAGGAGGAAAGCCTGTTAGCGTTTGTGCAGAGCGACAGCGTCTACTGCAAATACTATGACGAGATCGTGATTCTGCTGGGAACAGGGCTTCGCATTTCCGAGCTGTGCGGACTGACGATTGCTGACGTGGACTTTGAGGAACGGAAAATCCATGTAGACCATCAGCTTCTGCGCTGCAAGGAAAAGGGCTACTACATCTCGACCCCCAAGACCAAAAGCGGCATACGTCAGATCCACATGAGCGAGAAGGTCTATCAGGCGTTTCTGCGGGTGCGGGACAATCGCAAAGGTGCAAATCCGATCATCATTGAAGGCTATACCGATTTCCTGTTTCTGAAGCGGGACGGCTACCCCAAGACAGCATCAAACTACGCCATGACGCTTCTCAATCTTGCGAAGAAGTACAATAAGTGTCACGAAGCGCCTTTGCCGAAGATGTTTTCAGCCCATGTCCTGCGGCACACCTTTTGCACCAATTTAGCCAATGCGGGTATCAATCCCAAAGCCCTGCAGTACATCATGGGACACGCGAACATCACCATGACGCTGAACTACTACGCACACGCTTCGTTTGACTCCGCGAGGGCGGAAATGAAGCGATTGACAGCGTGA
- a CDS encoding excisionase translates to MNKTDVPIWEKYTLTIEEASRYFRIGENKLRRLAEENPAAGWVIMNGNRIQIKRKQFEKVIDSLDAI, encoded by the coding sequence TTGAATAAGACCGATGTTCCCATCTGGGAAAAATATACGCTCACCATTGAGGAGGCGTCCCGCTATTTCCGCATAGGCGAAAACAAGCTGCGGAGACTTGCAGAGGAAAATCCCGCCGCAGGCTGGGTCATTATGAACGGCAACCGCATTCAAATCAAGCGCAAGCAGTTTGAAAAGGTGATTGACAGTCTGGACGCTATTTAA